The proteins below come from a single Polynucleobacter sp. MWH-UH23A genomic window:
- the flgC gene encoding flagellar basal body rod protein FlgC, with translation MSLLGAFDIGSSGLTAQSMRLNTTASNIANVESVSGPDGRPYRARQVEFSAVYKPGQPGAGVEVSKIIESNAPMRIEYRPGHPKANAAGYVEMPNVNPVEEMVNMISASRSYQMNVEAMNVSRQLMLKTLDLGK, from the coding sequence ATGAGTTTATTAGGCGCTTTTGATATCGGTTCTAGCGGCTTAACAGCGCAATCCATGCGCTTGAATACGACTGCCTCCAATATTGCCAACGTAGAGAGCGTATCCGGTCCCGATGGTCGACCATACCGCGCTCGTCAGGTGGAATTTAGCGCTGTTTATAAACCAGGACAGCCTGGTGCAGGTGTTGAGGTGAGCAAGATTATTGAAAGTAATGCCCCAATGCGGATTGAATACCGCCCTGGACATCCAAAAGCAAATGCAGCTGGTTATGTAGAAATGCCAAACGTCAATCCAGTGGAAGAGATGGTGAACATGATTTCTGCATCACGCTCATACCAGATGAATGTTGAGGCAATGAATGTATCGCGTCAGTTGATGTTAAAGACCTTGGATTTAGGTAAGTAA
- a CDS encoding flagellar hook capping FlgD N-terminal domain-containing protein, translating into MATNPLSGIRVYDPATANKPADATTNSTTGGTAAQQTQNFLKLLIAQIQNQDPMAPMDASTMTSQMSQLNMVSSMGNMNTSMTAMLAQMQSVNFMNQAALIGHSPVVAGNGIAFDGATQVMLGANATNPLKSVVATITDASGNVVNSVDLGNVNTGMTNFIWNGKDANGDTVPAGIYYLSLSGKNADNATENPTAYVASPVASVTKGTNGDAILNLADGRTVNSSEVQQWIS; encoded by the coding sequence ATGGCAACCAATCCATTAAGCGGAATCAGAGTTTATGACCCAGCGACGGCAAATAAGCCGGCTGATGCCACGACAAACTCAACAACGGGCGGTACTGCTGCTCAGCAAACGCAAAACTTTTTGAAGTTATTAATTGCCCAGATTCAGAATCAAGATCCAATGGCGCCAATGGATGCATCGACTATGACCTCACAAATGTCACAGCTGAATATGGTTAGCAGTATGGGCAATATGAATACTTCTATGACTGCGATGCTTGCACAAATGCAGAGCGTGAACTTCATGAATCAAGCAGCGCTAATTGGGCACAGTCCAGTAGTTGCTGGAAATGGCATTGCATTTGATGGTGCAACCCAAGTGATGCTTGGGGCTAACGCTACAAATCCACTGAAGTCAGTGGTTGCAACTATCACCGACGCATCTGGCAATGTGGTCAATAGTGTTGACCTTGGCAACGTGAATACCGGCATGACAAATTTCATATGGAATGGCAAGGACGCAAATGGCGATACCGTTCCTGCTGGGATCTATTACTTAAGCCTCTCGGGTAAAAACGCAGATAACGCCACTGAAAATCCAACAGCCTATGTTGCATCACCTGTAGCTTCAGTAACCAAAGGAACTAATGGTGATGCCATCCTGAATTTGGCAGATGGCAGAACCGTGAATTCTTCAGAAGTGCAGCAGTGGATTAGCTAA
- the fliP gene encoding flagellar type III secretion system pore protein FliP (The bacterial flagellar biogenesis protein FliP forms a type III secretion system (T3SS)-type pore required for flagellar assembly.), whose translation MKRRIFWWSIAITALIGLFPLFAWSQTLPLVTAKQGGGGTIYAVPVETVLALTALSFLPAALVLMTSFTRILIVFSLLRQALGLTTMPPNIVLIGLSFFLTLFIMNPVFESIYKNAYQPYSAGKMGFPQAVEVGAKPLKEFMLKQTRRDDLNLFAKLYGKEIEAREDVPFTVLIPAFAISEIKTGFLIGFVIYLPFLVIDFAVASILTSLGMVMVSPMMFSLPLKLIVFALADGWALLSTSLVQSYIN comes from the coding sequence TTGAAGCGCAGAATCTTTTGGTGGTCAATTGCAATTACAGCCCTCATCGGGCTGTTTCCTTTATTTGCATGGAGTCAAACACTACCTTTGGTGACCGCTAAACAAGGTGGCGGCGGCACAATTTATGCCGTTCCGGTTGAAACGGTATTGGCGTTAACTGCGTTAAGTTTCTTGCCTGCAGCACTGGTTTTAATGACTAGCTTTACCCGTATTCTGATCGTTTTTTCCTTGCTACGTCAGGCACTGGGTTTGACGACTATGCCGCCCAATATTGTGTTGATTGGATTGTCTTTCTTTTTGACGCTCTTCATCATGAATCCGGTGTTTGAATCGATTTATAAGAATGCTTATCAACCATACTCTGCTGGAAAGATGGGATTTCCCCAGGCGGTAGAGGTTGGAGCAAAGCCGCTTAAAGAATTCATGCTCAAGCAAACACGGCGAGACGACTTGAACTTATTTGCTAAGCTCTATGGAAAAGAAATTGAAGCTCGTGAAGATGTGCCTTTTACGGTACTAATTCCAGCGTTTGCCATATCAGAAATTAAAACAGGTTTTTTAATTGGCTTCGTCATCTACCTGCCGTTTTTGGTGATTGACTTTGCTGTAGCCAGTATCTTGACATCACTTGGTATGGTGATGGTGTCGCCGATGATGTTCTCTTTGCCTTTGAAGTTAATCGTTTTTGCTTTGGCTGATGGTTGGGCCTTGCTTTCAACCTCTTTAGTGCAAAGTTACATTAACTAA
- a CDS encoding flagellar biosynthetic protein FliR, with the protein MLTITGLQIEQYMAIFMFASLRVFGMFLTTPMFAFRTFPMQFRLLIALSFAFYVMPLVGGEKISDPGSITFFASIIELAIGAFIGFVIRIGFMVVDIAAEVLSFQAGFSFASTYFRDPTLDSGLVGQFLGLVVIALAFALNIHLVLIEIILQSFKTIPVGIWPSAWSSKGVVDLVSASFRLGLILSMPVLLVYMMFNLTQAFLGRTSPQMNLFSVGFAVSIPLAFLVIFMILPDLQIVLERSLENPMQLIRQGVETPYAK; encoded by the coding sequence ATGTTGACTATTACCGGTCTTCAAATTGAGCAGTACATGGCAATCTTTATGTTTGCCTCTTTGCGGGTCTTTGGAATGTTTTTAACAACTCCAATGTTTGCGTTCAGAACGTTCCCGATGCAATTCCGCTTACTGATTGCATTGTCATTTGCTTTTTATGTGATGCCCTTAGTTGGTGGAGAAAAGATTTCCGATCCGGGAAGTATCACTTTTTTTGCATCAATCATCGAATTGGCGATCGGTGCATTTATTGGCTTTGTGATTCGAATTGGCTTTATGGTGGTCGATATAGCGGCTGAGGTATTGTCATTTCAGGCGGGATTTAGTTTTGCCTCAACCTATTTCCGAGATCCAACTCTAGACTCGGGTTTGGTGGGTCAGTTTTTAGGTCTAGTTGTGATTGCCTTAGCATTTGCCTTGAACATTCACTTAGTGTTAATTGAAATTATTTTGCAAAGCTTTAAGACTATTCCGGTTGGCATATGGCCAAGTGCATGGTCCTCAAAAGGTGTCGTAGATTTGGTCTCCGCATCATTTCGTCTCGGTCTGATTCTTTCGATGCCTGTATTGTTGGTTTATATGATGTTTAACTTAACCCAGGCTTTTTTAGGCCGCACGAGCCCGCAGATGAATTTGTTCTCCGTTGGTTTTGCTGTTAGCATTCCTTTAGCATTCTTGGTTATTTTTATGATTCTTCCGGATCTGCAAATTGTTTTGGAGAGATCACTTGAAAATCCGATGCAACTTATTCGCCAAGGCGTAGAGACTCCCTATGCAAAATAA
- a CDS encoding flagellar biosynthetic protein FliQ codes for MESGVIIDLVFQALRMAGLLAGPILMALLVVGLVIGILQAATSVNESTVAFVPKLIVFGVVILLIGPVTLSLFTDYIKELFARIPGLVN; via the coding sequence ATGGAAAGTGGAGTCATTATCGATTTAGTATTTCAGGCTCTGCGCATGGCGGGGCTTTTGGCTGGCCCAATTTTGATGGCACTTTTAGTTGTAGGTCTAGTTATCGGTATTTTGCAAGCGGCTACCTCAGTTAATGAATCAACAGTAGCCTTTGTACCCAAGTTAATTGTTTTTGGTGTTGTTATTTTGCTCATCGGTCCGGTGACCTTATCGCTATTCACGGACTATATAAAAGAGCTCTTTGCCCGTATTCCAGGTTTGGTTAATTAA
- a CDS encoding flagellar basal body-associated FliL family protein: MADEERIEPTLDPSAAAPQAATPPPADMHDADEDTPKKKSKAKLFIIIGLVVVIAGSVAGYLYSQHAAEEKHRLAEEAKRPENILKKQLMERKENAPPIYIPLEEMVVNLPGRGGEHYLQTKIVLRTNDSSTEGKIKNFMPVIRDKIITVLSSRQMQELATVEGKVMMAREIALVINSIIAPQLTAIYVLQQQPGTADMQNLERIGAVPKETSTGQKITGEAARAAAEFWNVTEMDLPVQAVLFSSFVMQ; the protein is encoded by the coding sequence ATGGCTGATGAAGAGCGCATTGAACCAACTTTAGATCCAAGCGCTGCTGCCCCGCAGGCAGCCACCCCCCCTCCTGCAGATATGCATGATGCTGACGAAGATACTCCCAAGAAAAAAAGTAAAGCTAAGCTTTTTATCATAATAGGCTTGGTAGTGGTTATTGCTGGTTCTGTTGCTGGTTACTTGTACAGTCAACACGCTGCTGAAGAAAAGCATCGACTCGCCGAAGAAGCAAAGCGTCCCGAAAATATCCTTAAAAAACAATTGATGGAGCGTAAAGAAAATGCGCCTCCTATTTATATTCCTTTAGAAGAAATGGTAGTGAACTTGCCTGGTCGCGGTGGCGAGCACTATTTGCAGACCAAAATTGTTTTGCGCACAAACGATTCTTCAACTGAAGGCAAGATTAAAAATTTCATGCCTGTGATTCGTGACAAGATCATCACTGTTTTGTCATCACGTCAAATGCAAGAATTGGCAACGGTTGAAGGTAAGGTCATGATGGCTCGTGAGATTGCCTTGGTGATTAACTCGATTATTGCGCCACAATTAACCGCTATTTATGTCTTACAACAGCAGCCTGGCACTGCTGATATGCAAAATCTGGAGCGTATTGGCGCTGTGCCTAAAGAAACTTCGACCGGTCAAAAGATTACCGGAGAAGCTGCAAGGGCGGCCGCTGAGTTTTGGAATGTAACCGAAATGGATTTGCCGGTACAGGCAGTGTTGTTTAGTTCGTTCGTAATGCAATAA
- the fliM gene encoding flagellar motor switch protein FliM, translating to MAAEEINVEMNIDAEDQRAMFDKSKIIARRRMPTLELIHERFSRAVRLTLFNMIRAPIEVQMHLPIVKSYQKFVDEFPERTNINIVGIRPLRGVGCWIVDPGVVYIAIDNMFGGEGRLAPRLNLREYTATELRIIRRLVDAFLNEYEKAWKSVYEIKFDFMRQETNFGFAKITSPGEMVLHSKFTIEINGRPGDIDLCIPFWVLEPVKSILYNNMQGFATEPDQHWTDLLNDQVHEAPVTAVAVLARKQMLLREITSLSVGDIIPIEINDPVTVYVDGLPVIKGQYGTKDGRYSVKVGTIQHPAEFLKSPLESARLGPSMMRSAEKGELYEQLPEAAQSHPENIPPMDSGDTISTIADSLTPDGSSA from the coding sequence ATGGCGGCAGAGGAAATAAATGTCGAGATGAATATTGACGCTGAAGATCAGCGTGCAATGTTTGACAAGTCGAAGATTATTGCTCGGCGCCGCATGCCGACTTTGGAGCTTATTCATGAGCGCTTTAGTCGAGCGGTTCGATTAACCTTATTTAATATGATTCGCGCGCCTATTGAGGTGCAGATGCATCTTCCGATCGTGAAGAGCTATCAAAAATTCGTAGATGAATTTCCTGAGCGTACCAACATTAATATTGTTGGTATTCGTCCATTACGGGGTGTGGGTTGCTGGATTGTGGATCCCGGTGTTGTGTACATCGCTATTGACAATATGTTCGGCGGGGAAGGCCGCCTTGCACCTCGCCTCAACTTGCGTGAGTACACTGCAACTGAGTTGCGTATCATTCGCCGTTTAGTAGATGCCTTTTTAAATGAGTATGAAAAGGCCTGGAAGTCCGTTTATGAAATCAAGTTCGACTTTATGCGTCAAGAAACGAACTTCGGTTTCGCAAAAATTACCTCCCCTGGTGAGATGGTGTTGCACTCTAAGTTTACGATTGAGATTAATGGTCGCCCAGGAGATATTGATCTGTGTATTCCATTCTGGGTTCTGGAACCAGTCAAAAGCATCCTTTACAACAATATGCAAGGGTTTGCGACTGAGCCCGATCAACACTGGACCGATCTACTCAATGATCAAGTACACGAAGCACCTGTAACCGCAGTTGCTGTTTTGGCGCGTAAGCAGATGTTGTTACGAGAGATAACCTCCTTATCGGTCGGCGACATTATTCCGATTGAGATTAATGATCCAGTAACCGTATATGTGGATGGCTTGCCGGTCATCAAAGGGCAATATGGCACAAAGGATGGTCGGTATTCAGTTAAAGTAGGCACCATTCAACATCCAGCGGAGTTCTTGAAGAGTCCACTTGAGAGTGCCCGCTTAGGACCAAGCATGATGCGAAGCGCCGAAAAAGGGGAGCTTTATGAGCAATTGCCAGAGGCTGCGCAGAGCCATCCAGAAAACATACCGCCGATGGACTCTGGGGATACAATTAGTACCATAGCCGATAGCTTAACGCCAGACGGCTCAAGTGCATAA
- a CDS encoding flagellar hook-basal body complex protein: MGYGIGLSGLKSASEAIDVTSNNISNAQTIGYKSGEYVFSDQFFKAQDPQSLDRAGMGAYRMSIRRTGGYGTVVNSQNPLDMAITGPGMFMLAKQVDGTVPTENPTKFQFTRNGQFAVDGQNRIVNENGMYLVGYPADSSGTIISSAKSVLVLDREPLAQTPTRNSTLELNLDDRVDPKTGNVFSPTDPTTYSQATSQTVYDDKGFAHTLSVFYKKVSSQLLTVTASAVGTAAGTNFDFSPTQTIDPSIASVDSYNRPPGEQFNKIASTAVALGTGAASTETIYEATLTPISGTANTVGSVYNLRLRDGTNLTLTQTVAGASNVKAQYTVSVDRFEVFATMDGNPVTSNASITPSTPPTRTAGAAAVTETNSVLFKDLTSGQTLTMAGLTYTANSSGASAAQVAAAFASITAGDTAATINSNNGLTTSGTGGTFTSGTAAGWSTGARSTATVVFTSTTPYTNVSDLTATSTGTAPTITTTSGVAATASLAFNSLAAGQSITMAGLTFTAGTSGATAAQVAAAFASITAGQSYTTVNTNNSLTGAATGGVFTSGAAADWSTGTRSTNTVTFTCTAGKSDVSTLTSVLNPVVGGTTASSVLIEGSPVAEQQALGVVGFIAGKNIDSLSRDSFGNPQFATRFNIDASRGTGSGYGQTLNGGAVQLTIESNGNTAYSSAGQTYTNTQDGSATSQLASYNVDSSGRLVAQYDNGKSVVKGQLILAYFNNLEGLIPNGNNTYEASSASGDPLLSFPGDGTLGAIRSKAVEQSNVDLTEELVRLMVLQRQYSAVSQATKVMAATLIDDAINIGR, encoded by the coding sequence ATGGGATACGGAATCGGATTATCAGGATTAAAGTCAGCCTCCGAAGCAATTGACGTTACCAGTAATAACATCTCAAACGCGCAGACAATCGGTTATAAGTCTGGAGAGTATGTATTCTCCGATCAGTTCTTTAAGGCTCAGGATCCGCAGTCTCTTGATCGTGCGGGTATGGGCGCATACCGTATGTCGATTCGTCGCACGGGTGGTTATGGAACTGTAGTTAATTCTCAAAATCCTTTGGATATGGCAATTACTGGTCCCGGCATGTTTATGCTGGCAAAGCAAGTTGATGGCACCGTTCCAACCGAGAACCCTACTAAATTCCAATTTACTCGTAACGGCCAGTTTGCTGTTGATGGCCAAAATCGAATTGTGAATGAGAATGGTATGTACTTGGTTGGCTATCCTGCTGACTCTTCGGGAACTATTATTTCTAGCGCAAAGTCAGTATTAGTTTTGGATCGCGAGCCTTTGGCGCAAACTCCAACCAGAAATTCGACGCTAGAACTTAATCTTGATGATCGCGTGGATCCAAAAACAGGGAATGTGTTTTCACCAACAGATCCAACAACTTATAGTCAAGCTACTTCACAAACCGTTTACGATGACAAGGGTTTTGCTCATACTTTGTCAGTTTTTTACAAGAAAGTTAGCTCGCAATTATTAACCGTTACTGCAAGCGCTGTTGGCACTGCCGCAGGAACCAATTTTGACTTCAGTCCAACCCAAACAATTGATCCAAGCATTGCTTCAGTTGATTCGTATAACAGGCCTCCTGGCGAGCAATTTAATAAGATTGCATCTACAGCAGTCGCTCTTGGAACAGGCGCGGCAAGCACTGAGACTATCTATGAGGCGACCTTAACGCCAATTAGCGGCACAGCAAATACCGTTGGTTCTGTATACAACTTGAGATTGCGTGATGGAACTAATCTAACCCTTACTCAAACTGTTGCTGGTGCATCAAATGTTAAAGCTCAGTACACAGTGAGCGTTGACCGTTTTGAGGTGTTTGCAACCATGGATGGCAATCCAGTAACGTCTAATGCCAGCATTACTCCATCAACTCCACCCACAAGAACAGCTGGAGCTGCCGCAGTAACAGAAACAAATTCAGTACTGTTTAAAGATTTAACTAGTGGCCAGACTTTAACTATGGCTGGATTAACCTACACGGCAAATTCAAGTGGAGCATCAGCCGCACAAGTGGCAGCAGCATTTGCAAGTATTACAGCCGGTGATACTGCCGCGACAATCAATTCTAACAATGGGTTAACAACATCTGGAACAGGTGGTACATTTACTTCTGGTACAGCCGCAGGCTGGTCCACTGGGGCTAGATCAACTGCGACAGTAGTGTTTACAAGTACTACGCCTTACACAAATGTATCTGATTTGACGGCTACCAGTACTGGTACAGCTCCAACTATCACAACAACATCGGGTGTAGCAGCAACAGCATCATTGGCCTTTAATAGCCTGGCTGCTGGTCAAAGCATCACAATGGCAGGATTGACATTTACAGCTGGAACTTCAGGCGCTACTGCAGCACAAGTGGCTGCTGCATTTGCAAGTATTACCGCTGGTCAGAGCTACACAACAGTTAATACAAATAATTCATTAACCGGTGCAGCCACGGGTGGTGTATTTACATCTGGTGCCGCAGCCGATTGGTCCACTGGTACGCGATCAACAAACACCGTGACATTTACTTGTACGGCTGGTAAGTCAGATGTATCGACACTAACAAGTGTATTAAATCCGGTGGTTGGTGGTACGACAGCCTCAAGTGTACTAATTGAGGGTTCTCCAGTTGCAGAGCAACAGGCCCTTGGAGTGGTAGGTTTCATTGCTGGTAAAAATATTGACTCATTATCAAGAGATTCATTTGGTAATCCACAATTTGCCACAAGATTCAATATTGATGCGTCACGGGGTACTGGGTCCGGGTATGGACAAACACTGAATGGTGGTGCAGTTCAATTAACAATTGAATCGAATGGAAATACAGCCTACTCATCTGCTGGACAAACATATACAAATACGCAGGATGGATCAGCTACATCTCAATTGGCTTCCTATAATGTCGACTCAAGCGGTAGATTAGTTGCTCAATATGACAACGGAAAATCTGTTGTTAAAGGCCAATTAATTTTGGCATATTTTAATAATCTAGAAGGCTTGATTCCAAACGGAAACAATACCTATGAGGCTTCATCTGCTTCTGGAGACCCGCTTCTGAGTTTCCCCGGTGATGGAACCTTAGGTGCGATTCGTTCTAAAGCTGTTGAGCAATCAAACGTAGATCTAACCGAAGAATTGGTTCGATTGATGGTATTGCAACGTCAATATTCTGCAGTTTCACAAGCAACAAAGGTGATGGCTGCAACGCTAATTGATGATGCTATCAACATTGGTCGATAA
- a CDS encoding carbonic anhydrase family protein: MKTNNLSPRLIVSVGALLSMLLAGNALASDSHDAPAPAAAAPAAPKTKASVPAASGDDQMSKALFDKISKGSGDIVIRTGDLPAGAPPSEVKAADKPKVAKTTKPAEKDAHDVHWSYIDGPGGPENWGNLSKANLACSTGKTQSPININVDRAVKAELPPLEFLYRPSPLSIVDNGHTVMVNYGEGSNLLVDGRQYRLVQFHFHKPSEEAINGERTDMVVHLVHQHHDGSLAVVGVLMNTKKPGSAKKSWFGDDGGKDNPMIQTLWNNVPLVKGRTETPGVMIDVNQLLPTDRGYFTYMGSLTTPPCSENVLWFVMKNPIYVSEEQVKNFDRIYPMNARPLQPKGDRLIKETRGSL; encoded by the coding sequence ATGAAAACAAATAATCTATCCCCACGCCTTATTGTTTCAGTTGGCGCCTTATTAAGTATGCTGCTTGCGGGTAATGCCCTCGCGAGCGACTCGCATGATGCTCCTGCGCCAGCCGCCGCTGCACCTGCAGCCCCCAAGACTAAGGCTTCGGTACCCGCTGCTTCTGGTGACGATCAGATGAGCAAAGCATTGTTTGACAAGATCAGCAAAGGCTCGGGTGATATCGTAATTCGTACTGGCGATTTACCTGCAGGTGCCCCCCCTAGTGAGGTGAAAGCAGCAGATAAACCAAAAGTTGCGAAAACTACAAAGCCCGCTGAAAAAGATGCCCATGATGTACATTGGTCATATATAGATGGTCCTGGCGGTCCCGAGAACTGGGGCAATCTGAGTAAAGCCAATTTGGCGTGCTCAACAGGCAAAACCCAGTCTCCCATCAACATTAATGTCGATCGCGCGGTTAAGGCTGAGCTTCCTCCATTGGAGTTTCTCTACAGACCATCGCCATTATCGATCGTGGATAACGGTCATACTGTGATGGTGAATTATGGTGAAGGCAGTAACTTGCTGGTTGACGGTCGCCAGTATCGACTGGTTCAGTTCCATTTTCATAAGCCCAGTGAAGAGGCGATTAACGGTGAGCGTACCGATATGGTGGTGCACTTGGTGCATCAGCATCACGACGGCAGCCTTGCGGTAGTCGGCGTCTTGATGAATACTAAAAAGCCCGGATCAGCTAAAAAATCCTGGTTTGGTGATGATGGTGGCAAAGATAATCCTATGATTCAGACCCTTTGGAACAATGTTCCATTGGTAAAAGGCAGGACTGAGACCCCAGGCGTAATGATTGATGTGAATCAGCTGTTGCCAACCGATAGAGGCTATTTCACCTATATGGGATCCCTAACAACTCCTCCATGTAGCGAAAATGTTCTTTGGTTCGTCATGAAAAACCCAATTTACGTGAGCGAAGAGCAAGTGAAGAACTTTGACCGCATCTACCCCATGAATGCGCGCCCTTTGCAGCCCAAGGGAGATCGTTTGATCAAGGAAACTAGGGGTAGTTTGTAA
- the fliN gene encoding flagellar motor switch protein FliN, with protein MAENDNDLAKSLTSTDVSGSLRKATFNTLEDGAKAGAEFNEIDLVMDVPVQVTVELGRAKMQIRNLLNLTYGSVIELDILAGEPLEVVVNGCLVAQGEVVIVNDRYGIRLTDIVTPAERLRKINR; from the coding sequence ATGGCTGAAAATGACAACGATTTAGCGAAATCGCTTACCAGCACTGACGTATCCGGTTCATTGCGCAAAGCTACTTTCAATACTTTGGAAGATGGTGCTAAAGCAGGCGCTGAATTTAATGAGATCGACTTGGTCATGGATGTACCAGTTCAGGTTACGGTTGAGCTTGGTCGCGCCAAAATGCAAATTCGTAACCTGCTTAACTTGACTTATGGCTCGGTAATTGAGTTAGATATCTTGGCTGGTGAGCCATTAGAGGTAGTCGTTAATGGCTGTTTGGTGGCGCAAGGCGAGGTAGTGATCGTCAATGACCGCTACGGTATTCGTTTGACTGATATCGTTACACCTGCCGAACGACTTCGTAAAATTAATCGCTAA
- the fliO gene encoding flagellar biosynthetic protein FliO, with product MLLFSFIWLALAAALIWVVAFLIKRDSAMRTVNPHVKILAQQAIGPRERVIVLNVLNRILVVGHTPSQISLLTELEPEDVANLKPQTINVDFANNLRQFVKRKLG from the coding sequence ATGTTGCTTTTCTCCTTCATTTGGCTTGCACTTGCTGCGGCTCTCATTTGGGTGGTTGCCTTTTTAATAAAGCGCGATAGTGCGATGCGCACAGTTAACCCACATGTCAAAATTTTGGCTCAGCAAGCGATAGGCCCAAGAGAACGGGTTATTGTTTTGAATGTCTTGAATCGAATATTGGTTGTAGGGCATACCCCTTCACAAATTTCTTTGCTTACAGAGCTCGAGCCAGAAGATGTAGCTAATTTAAAACCCCAAACCATTAATGTTGATTTTGCAAATAATTTGCGGCAATTTGTTAAGAGGAAATTGGGTTGA
- the flgB gene encoding flagellar basal body rod protein FlgB, with translation MNAVPQYDPLTFGETAFKLRTFRQQVLGNNLANSDTPGFKARDIRFADVLKAQLEGVAPSNAVGLATTHSAHIPGKSSQEDPRLLYRIPNQPSMDGNTVDGDIELSEFTKNSVFTESALNMLGSTIRARMSAITGQAS, from the coding sequence ATGAACGCAGTGCCGCAGTATGATCCACTTACTTTTGGCGAAACCGCATTTAAATTGCGGACTTTCCGTCAACAAGTGCTGGGTAACAATTTGGCAAATTCTGATACCCCTGGCTTTAAAGCTCGGGATATTCGCTTTGCTGATGTACTGAAGGCTCAATTGGAGGGTGTTGCGCCTTCCAATGCAGTTGGCTTGGCTACCACTCATTCAGCCCACATACCTGGCAAGTCAAGTCAAGAGGATCCCCGTTTGCTCTATCGCATCCCAAATCAACCATCAATGGATGGCAATACGGTAGATGGCGATATTGAGCTCAGTGAATTTACTAAAAACTCGGTTTTTACTGAGTCCGCCTTAAATATGTTGGGTAGCACAATCCGCGCTCGCATGTCGGCAATTACAGGACAAGCCTCATGA